Proteins encoded in a region of the Enterococcus gilvus ATCC BAA-350 genome:
- the cls gene encoding cardiolipin synthase: MSFVTEHLGLFFLIINTVLSFIIVFRERKDTVNTWAWLLVLTFIPILGFVLYVFFGKGISKERIFDLKMQTKIGMNVEVQQQQRALERGLFPKPTTNQVDPRQLIYMLTMFESSLYTTKNEVTLYTDGREKFDALLEDIHQARYHIHMEYYIYRADELGLEVREALVAAVSRGVKVRLLLDAWGSTQVKRRFLAPLIEAGGEVVFFFPLFLPYLNPRMNYRNHRKIVVIDGEIGYTGGFNVGDEYLGLVERFGYWRDNHLRIHGDAVYTLQNRFLMDWNSQQRHDLVYQPDYFPEIEADGKFALQIVSSGPDSEHEQIKLTYLKMINLAKKEILIQTPYYIPDAPIHEALKLALLSGVKVRLQIPNKPDHILVYWATYSFAAELLEYGAIIETYENGFIHAKTMVIDEGIASVGSANIDVRSFKLDFEVNTIVYDDAFARELRDEFYKDSMNSKILTQEKYDQRGTVIKFKEGIARLISPLL, from the coding sequence ATGTCGTTTGTGACAGAGCACTTGGGATTGTTTTTCCTGATTATCAATACAGTATTGTCTTTTATTATCGTTTTTAGAGAGCGGAAGGATACGGTGAATACATGGGCCTGGTTATTGGTCTTGACGTTTATCCCGATTCTTGGGTTTGTTTTGTATGTTTTTTTTGGAAAAGGTATCTCGAAAGAACGTATTTTTGATTTAAAGATGCAAACAAAAATAGGGATGAATGTGGAGGTTCAACAGCAACAGCGAGCGCTTGAACGGGGGCTTTTTCCTAAGCCAACGACCAATCAGGTTGACCCGCGTCAATTGATTTATATGCTGACCATGTTTGAAAGTTCTCTATATACGACAAAAAACGAAGTGACACTTTATACAGATGGACGTGAAAAATTTGATGCGTTGCTTGAGGACATCCATCAAGCAAGATACCATATCCATATGGAATACTACATTTACCGTGCGGATGAGTTGGGACTGGAAGTGCGGGAAGCATTGGTTGCTGCGGTATCCCGCGGGGTAAAGGTACGTCTGCTTTTGGATGCTTGGGGCTCCACACAAGTCAAACGTCGTTTTCTTGCACCGTTAATTGAAGCGGGTGGAGAAGTCGTTTTTTTCTTTCCATTATTTTTACCTTATTTAAATCCGCGGATGAATTATCGGAACCATCGAAAGATCGTTGTGATCGATGGAGAAATCGGCTATACCGGAGGATTCAATGTAGGAGACGAGTATCTCGGATTAGTTGAACGATTTGGCTACTGGCGAGACAACCATTTACGGATTCATGGGGATGCTGTGTACACATTGCAAAATCGCTTTTTAATGGATTGGAATTCTCAGCAACGGCACGACCTTGTGTATCAGCCAGACTATTTCCCAGAAATTGAAGCTGACGGGAAATTTGCTTTGCAAATCGTCAGCAGCGGGCCTGACAGCGAGCATGAACAAATTAAGTTGACGTATTTGAAAATGATCAATTTGGCAAAAAAAGAAATTTTGATCCAAACCCCTTATTATATTCCCGATGCCCCGATTCATGAAGCATTGAAGCTGGCGCTGTTGTCAGGAGTAAAAGTTCGCCTTCAAATCCCCAATAAGCCGGATCATATTTTAGTTTATTGGGCGACCTATTCTTTTGCGGCGGAATTGTTAGAGTATGGAGCAATTATTGAAACTTATGAAAATGGCTTTATCCACGCGAAAACCATGGTGATCGATGAAGGGATCGCTTCAGTAGGCTCTGCTAATATTGATGTACGGTCTTTCAAATTGGATTTTGAGGTAAATACGATTGTTTATGATGACGCATTTGCTAGGGAATTGCGGGACGAGTTTTATAAAGATTCGATGAACTCAAAAATATTGACGCAAGAAAAATATGATCAACGCGGTACTGTTATCAAGTTTAAAGAGGGCATTGCACGATTGATCTCACCGCTTCTATAA